In a single window of the Roseiconus lacunae genome:
- a CDS encoding GTPase, translating into MNEITTNRNQSSTRCCKLTGAGRSAIAVVMIEGPEATTLLHRCFRTQHTRPITIGEVRYGTWSKTDQAAGESVVLVPLRHDGDGDRFEIHSHGGAAAAQRILDDLQSFGAVLVDPSELQTLDFRPSDDSQEDEDLLVAEALTVLPKCVTTKTAAIVLDQIRGAFCNWRDTQLQRLSDAASDETNADELYRTIVDQARLIVDAGTVGVRLTRPFDVVLCGPPNVGKSSLINALVGYDRSITMDVAGTTRDVLDAETVFNGWPIRLRDTAGLHRAANEIERLGIERALDAVRQADLLIVVSQPGTPRPGELFDQAIDQLATIPPIIRVLNKADLIADQTEAEITDPKPIETIAPEGLGVDDLIQTVLDHLTGALTAPGTPVPLNTRQRDWIRYVAAAGDFQQLRQRLTMSQSPSFS; encoded by the coding sequence GTGAACGAGATCACCACGAATCGAAACCAGTCATCCACCCGTTGCTGCAAGTTGACCGGTGCGGGCCGTTCTGCCATCGCCGTGGTGATGATCGAAGGCCCCGAGGCGACGACATTGCTGCATCGCTGTTTTCGCACCCAACACACGCGGCCGATCACGATCGGAGAAGTGCGTTACGGGACCTGGTCGAAAACAGATCAAGCCGCCGGCGAGTCCGTCGTGCTGGTTCCCCTGCGTCACGACGGGGACGGCGATCGCTTTGAAATCCACAGCCACGGCGGAGCGGCCGCGGCCCAACGAATCCTCGACGATTTACAGTCTTTCGGCGCCGTCCTGGTCGATCCGTCGGAGCTGCAAACTCTCGATTTCCGCCCAAGCGATGACTCCCAAGAAGACGAAGACCTGCTCGTCGCCGAAGCCTTGACGGTCTTGCCGAAGTGCGTGACCACCAAAACCGCCGCGATTGTTCTCGATCAAATTCGTGGTGCGTTTTGCAACTGGCGTGATACCCAACTGCAAAGACTCAGTGATGCGGCCTCCGACGAGACAAATGCGGATGAGCTTTATCGCACGATTGTCGACCAAGCTCGGCTAATCGTAGACGCCGGCACAGTTGGCGTTCGTCTGACGCGTCCGTTTGATGTCGTCTTATGCGGCCCCCCCAACGTTGGCAAAAGCAGCTTGATCAACGCGTTGGTCGGCTATGACCGAAGCATCACGATGGATGTCGCCGGTACAACCCGCGATGTGCTCGATGCGGAGACGGTCTTCAACGGCTGGCCGATCCGACTTCGGGACACCGCGGGACTGCACCGAGCGGCCAACGAAATCGAGCGTCTAGGCATCGAACGAGCACTCGATGCGGTCCGGCAAGCAGACCTGCTGATCGTCGTTTCTCAACCCGGAACACCCCGGCCCGGGGAACTGTTCGATCAAGCGATAGATCAATTGGCGACGATTCCGCCGATCATCCGAGTGCTCAACAAAGCCGATTTGATCGCCGATCAGACGGAGGCCGAGATAACGGATCCGAAGCCTATCGAGACGATCGCACCGGAGGGTCTGGGAGTCGACGATTTGATTCAGACGGTGCTCGACCATTTAACCGGCGCACTCACGGCCCCCGGCACGCCGGTCCCTCTCAACACGCGGCAAAGGGATTGGATCCGATACGTCGCCGCGGCCGGCGATTTTCAGCAACTCCGGCAACGGCTTACCATGTCCCAAAGCCCGTCATTTTCTTAA
- a CDS encoding DUF2306 domain-containing protein, whose amino-acid sequence MLLFASFRFRSCWTVLFLLGSAGIVVSLWAYFDNDRTATFLLEKGPLRHDAFWQTAFYLHLVSSTVCLLSGPALMFRRLIRHRRFHRWIGYLHLNSVLWMAAPTGLMLSVNAKGGVLSAIGFAITGMLWWLATWQGYRSARGCRYAEHAKWMIRSYSLALGAVWFRLLQIAMAYGIPILTGKETYVASVWLSLVASLLVAESSVIALFRQSEKAVEHQRRGDQRPADSVSGEALTSLSVSVSPSVEVLS is encoded by the coding sequence ATGCTGTTATTTGCTTCGTTTCGTTTTCGCTCTTGTTGGACGGTCCTGTTTCTGTTGGGGTCGGCCGGGATCGTGGTCAGTCTGTGGGCTTACTTCGACAATGACCGAACAGCGACGTTTCTGTTGGAAAAAGGCCCGCTCAGGCACGATGCTTTCTGGCAGACCGCGTTCTATCTTCACCTCGTCTCATCGACGGTTTGCTTGCTCAGCGGACCGGCATTGATGTTTCGAAGGCTGATTCGGCATCGCCGGTTTCACCGCTGGATCGGCTATCTGCATCTTAATTCGGTTCTTTGGATGGCCGCGCCAACGGGATTGATGTTGAGCGTCAACGCAAAAGGCGGCGTTCTGTCAGCGATCGGGTTTGCGATCACGGGCATGTTGTGGTGGCTGGCCACGTGGCAGGGATACCGGTCGGCACGTGGCTGTCGGTACGCCGAGCACGCCAAATGGATGATCCGGTCCTATTCGCTTGCACTCGGTGCGGTTTGGTTTCGATTGCTGCAGATCGCGATGGCCTACGGCATACCGATTCTCACCGGCAAAGAAACCTATGTCGCCAGCGTTTGGCTGAGTCTTGTGGCCAGTTTGTTGGTCGCCGAGTCGAGCGTCATCGCACTCTTTCGCCAATCTGAAAAAGCCGTTGAACATCAACGGCGTGGGGATCAACGCCCCGCCGATTCGGTCTCCGGCGAAGCTCTCACCTCTCTTTCTGTTTCCGTTTCACCATCCGTTGAGGTTTTGTCATGA
- a CDS encoding coiled-coil domain-containing protein, whose amino-acid sequence MDHRWRTQHWRMQSDAIPASNPNVGPAFQPHVPPQPGASGGRDAVPHHPGVAHGYAAPQPSPPIRSHDPNAAAIYHQLSQANAEIVRLRSLLSTAQEKQDRQTAHLRQEAQARADQVRELEQQFSRERDQSRTRQHQLHNEIETLKQELANAASAASGEQRQLTERLQLQTQRHDAIVSERDQQIRVQELQVSKAAEQTQTLRAQLEDTEQRLESWATAQTAAVDLADWLDDQCRKMTRDAIASESAYDQLHDEAMRLLRQRDQQIRKLSDTVAVLQVDHETVELTNDDLDQLCARLEFENELLAEQCDLLTSHARRDQQQLVQATQTVSDQLATTNLKLDALSREKQALLETIEQHRQAEDEFDASLFAKEQEISAISRNMSDKQRQLDHLRKEHAVAIGQNDQLRTQVREQDGKIEELQSKLAEANDHADEALKLVDERDQELRQMQAATRAAEANATLQQHETARESTLEIERLETLVEQYQRDGETRAEEVGQLTAKTAKLESQLADKERISEAFAKENDGLQKQLEQAHRRLAQTEEKLHLANERLQLGELALDELRQSGGAYENEARQLRSEVENHKLRLAEYADQIATLQHKLESAATASSPIASPLNASMQAIIARLEQRLIDETQQLQLFDGLEHPAAEAKRLSRELARRNAEHAAEREALYRRIQELHVERRKLAA is encoded by the coding sequence ATGGATCATCGCTGGCGTACGCAACATTGGCGCATGCAATCCGATGCGATTCCAGCGTCCAACCCGAATGTCGGGCCGGCATTCCAACCCCACGTTCCGCCTCAGCCCGGTGCGTCGGGCGGCAGAGACGCCGTTCCGCATCATCCCGGTGTGGCACATGGCTATGCCGCACCGCAACCATCGCCGCCGATAAGATCGCATGACCCGAACGCGGCAGCGATCTATCACCAGCTCAGCCAAGCCAATGCGGAAATCGTCCGTTTGCGTTCCTTGCTGTCTACTGCGCAAGAAAAGCAGGATCGACAAACGGCACACCTGCGACAGGAAGCCCAAGCTCGCGCCGATCAAGTGAGAGAGCTAGAGCAGCAGTTCAGCCGCGAACGTGACCAAAGCCGAACGCGGCAACATCAGTTGCACAATGAAATCGAAACCTTGAAACAGGAACTGGCTAACGCAGCCTCCGCCGCTTCGGGCGAACAGCGGCAGCTTACCGAACGTCTACAGCTTCAAACGCAGCGTCACGACGCCATTGTCAGCGAACGCGACCAACAAATCCGTGTCCAAGAGCTGCAGGTATCCAAAGCCGCAGAACAAACGCAGACCTTGAGAGCGCAACTCGAAGACACCGAGCAACGTCTTGAGTCTTGGGCTACGGCTCAGACAGCGGCCGTTGACTTGGCCGACTGGCTTGACGATCAATGCCGAAAAATGACGCGTGACGCCATCGCATCGGAATCTGCGTATGATCAGCTACACGACGAGGCGATGCGTTTGCTTCGTCAACGAGATCAACAGATTCGAAAACTTAGCGACACCGTTGCAGTCCTGCAGGTTGATCACGAAACGGTCGAACTGACCAACGATGACCTTGATCAATTGTGTGCCCGGCTAGAATTCGAAAATGAACTGCTCGCCGAACAATGCGATTTGTTGACATCCCACGCCCGTCGCGATCAACAACAACTCGTCCAAGCAACCCAAACGGTCAGCGATCAACTCGCTACGACCAACCTAAAACTCGATGCGCTCTCGCGGGAAAAACAGGCGTTGCTTGAAACGATCGAGCAACACCGTCAAGCCGAAGATGAATTCGATGCTTCGCTGTTCGCCAAAGAACAGGAAATAAGCGCGATCAGTCGCAACATGAGCGACAAACAGCGGCAGCTTGATCATCTACGAAAAGAACATGCCGTCGCGATCGGACAAAACGATCAACTGCGAACCCAAGTCCGCGAACAAGATGGCAAGATCGAAGAACTGCAATCGAAACTCGCCGAGGCGAATGATCACGCCGACGAAGCGCTGAAGCTGGTCGACGAGCGTGACCAAGAATTGCGTCAAATGCAAGCCGCGACGCGGGCCGCCGAAGCCAACGCGACACTGCAACAACACGAAACGGCGCGTGAATCAACGTTAGAGATCGAACGATTGGAAACGCTGGTTGAACAATATCAACGCGACGGCGAAACCCGTGCCGAAGAAGTCGGCCAGTTGACCGCCAAGACGGCGAAACTCGAATCACAGCTTGCCGACAAAGAACGCATCAGTGAGGCCTTTGCCAAAGAAAACGACGGGCTACAAAAACAGCTCGAACAGGCCCACCGGCGGCTCGCCCAGACCGAAGAAAAGTTGCATTTGGCCAACGAACGCTTACAGCTCGGAGAACTCGCCCTCGACGAACTTCGTCAGTCCGGTGGGGCATACGAAAACGAAGCCCGTCAATTGCGATCCGAAGTCGAGAACCACAAGCTTCGTCTGGCCGAATACGCCGATCAAATCGCGACGCTGCAACACAAACTCGAATCGGCGGCAACTGCATCATCTCCGATCGCATCCCCGCTGAATGCGTCGATGCAAGCGATCATCGCGCGCCTGGAACAACGTTTAATTGACGAAACGCAACAATTGCAACTCTTTGATGGACTCGAACATCCGGCTGCCGAAGCGAAGCGGCTCAGCCGCGAACTCGCGCGACGCAACGCCGAACACGCTGCCGAACGTGAAGCTCTGTATCGCCGCATTCAAGAATTACACGTCGAACGGCGAAAGCTAGCCGCCTAA
- a CDS encoding lysylphosphatidylglycerol synthase transmembrane domain-containing protein: MNSPRQILLTLAKVMIPLGIIAFLVSRVTPEQWESLSEHDKNYPLLASALFVAVGAISLSFIRWCLLVRCQGIDLTMLEAHRLGAICFLLNFVSAGSVGGDLFKAIFLAKRRPGRRVQAVASVVVDRGVGLYGLLLLASAAFVFQGNQLASGAESEDMQKIRFGCGVLVILGTVVLCLLVFGGAFVDRLVRRGARLPMIGPVVERVGPPLRMFHHHPLAFGMSILMSLGVHGLLTVSVYLIARSLYPSVPTFAEHFIIVPIGMLASALPITPAGLGLFEAAIEWLYQLIPSEPTLASGTLIALVFEIVKVIIAIIGTVFYWTAGDEVRESMEEAEHEAESH; encoded by the coding sequence ATGAATTCGCCGCGACAAATATTGCTGACGCTCGCCAAAGTCATGATCCCTTTGGGAATCATCGCATTTTTGGTTTCTCGGGTGACGCCCGAGCAATGGGAGTCTTTGTCCGAGCATGACAAGAATTACCCGCTGTTAGCATCGGCTCTGTTCGTCGCCGTGGGGGCGATCAGCCTCTCGTTTATCCGATGGTGTTTGCTAGTTCGTTGTCAGGGGATCGACTTGACGATGCTCGAGGCGCATCGACTGGGCGCGATTTGTTTCTTGTTGAACTTTGTATCTGCCGGCAGTGTCGGCGGCGATTTATTCAAAGCCATCTTCTTGGCCAAGCGGCGTCCCGGTCGACGGGTGCAGGCGGTCGCGTCGGTAGTGGTCGACCGCGGTGTCGGGCTTTACGGATTGCTGCTACTTGCATCGGCCGCGTTCGTCTTTCAAGGCAACCAATTGGCAAGTGGTGCCGAATCAGAGGACATGCAGAAAATTCGCTTCGGATGCGGTGTGCTCGTGATTTTGGGAACCGTTGTGCTGTGCTTGTTGGTCTTTGGCGGTGCCTTTGTCGATCGACTGGTTCGGCGCGGGGCACGCTTGCCAATGATTGGTCCGGTCGTCGAACGAGTCGGACCTCCCTTGCGGATGTTCCATCACCATCCCTTGGCTTTCGGCATGTCGATTTTGATGAGCCTTGGGGTGCACGGCCTGCTGACGGTCAGCGTGTACTTGATCGCGCGATCGTTGTATCCATCGGTGCCGACCTTTGCCGAGCACTTTATCATCGTGCCGATCGGGATGCTTGCTTCGGCATTGCCGATCACACCTGCCGGTTTGGGGTTGTTCGAAGCCGCCATTGAATGGCTGTATCAATTGATCCCATCCGAACCGACGTTGGCGTCGGGGACGTTGATCGCCTTAGTGTTCGAAATCGTCAAAGTGATCATCGCGATCATTGGGACGGTGTTTTACTGGACAGCCGGTGACGAAGTCCGTGAAAGCATGGAAGAGGCCGAGCACGAAGCGGAAAGTCATTAG
- a CDS encoding alpha/beta hydrolase, producing MIVAFRRRILDRFVLRPTRNELDIGSKQRRWFQSGRHRDEYFVSETTPSESNDSRGGPELLVIKFPGTAGRAERATGWPGQLLENVHVRLCTWNAPGYGRSTGRASLSNIPARARPFVSHLLDQIDPKRTRVWLTGNSLGCATATYLASEFGDRLSGLILRNPPPLIETVKGVADRYPMGRLAHAIAESLPPEMNLHQSAPKVTVPTVMLQSELDELVPPELQEGVFDRLPDPKRRVLLKGIGHAGLINEDHQQDVDEVIGWLWQQSR from the coding sequence ATGATCGTTGCGTTTCGACGCCGAATTCTCGACCGATTCGTTCTGCGGCCGACGCGGAACGAATTAGACATCGGATCAAAGCAACGGCGTTGGTTTCAGTCTGGGCGTCATCGCGATGAGTACTTTGTCAGCGAGACGACCCCATCGGAGTCGAACGACTCGCGGGGCGGACCAGAGTTGTTGGTGATCAAGTTTCCTGGGACGGCCGGCCGTGCCGAACGGGCGACTGGGTGGCCAGGACAATTGCTTGAAAACGTTCACGTCCGACTCTGTACCTGGAACGCACCGGGCTACGGTCGTTCGACCGGACGTGCCTCGTTGTCCAACATTCCTGCACGTGCGCGTCCCTTTGTGTCGCACCTTTTGGATCAAATCGATCCCAAGCGGACCCGAGTTTGGTTGACTGGCAATTCGCTTGGCTGCGCGACGGCGACTTATCTGGCGAGCGAATTCGGTGATCGCCTTTCGGGATTGATCCTACGAAATCCGCCACCCTTGATCGAAACGGTCAAGGGGGTCGCTGATCGATATCCGATGGGGCGCCTGGCGCACGCGATTGCCGAGAGTCTGCCTCCGGAAATGAATTTGCACCAAAGCGCGCCGAAGGTCACCGTTCCTACGGTGATGTTGCAAAGCGAGCTAGACGAATTGGTGCCGCCGGAGCTTCAAGAGGGCGTCTTCGATCGATTGCCCGATCCCAAACGCCGCGTGCTACTAAAAGGCATCGGACATGCGGGGTTGATCAACGAGGATCATCAGCAAGATGTCGACGAGGTGATCGGTTGGTTGTGGCAGCAGTCACGTTAG
- the metG gene encoding methionine--tRNA ligase: MTRRILVTSALPYANGPIHIGHLVEYIQTDIWVRFQRLIGNRCVYICADDTHGTAIMIRAKKEGRSEEELIADMSGQHQRDFAGFHVEFDHYGSTHSEENRGQCHLIWQALREADLVTEKSIEQLYDPEAETFLADRFVRGTCPTCGRKDQPGDNCVCGATYSPTELIDPISTLSGATPEVRSAIHLFVQLEKLRGFLADWIENGDALQKETANYLKGYFLAEDKELRDWDISRPAPYFGFEIPDSPGNYWYVWFDAPIGYISSTEQWCKANGESFDQWWRDESTEIHHFIGKDITYFHTLFWPGMLHTAGYQLPTKVHIHGFLNVDGEKMSKSKGTLITAETYLKHSEPDYLRYYYATKLTPRVEDLDLGIKEFVDKVNSDLVGKVVNLASRVGKFAGITGLADTYPDDGGLFDKAAAAGEEIAQAYEGCDYSRAMRLIMELADAANPFVEHAKPWEMKKDPKRQDELRDVVTVALNLFRQLSIYLSPVLPSLAEKCSALLNEPITSWDQSQQPLLGTSVEKFTRMMERIQPEDLEKMIEEEKEQAAADSDAPVSTFNDSDQWIKEKPIEEEITIDDFVKVDLRVARILTAEHVPEANKLLKLTLGLGGDETRQVFAGIKSAYDPEAIVGRLVVMVANLKPRKMRFGLSEGMVCASGPGKEDIFLLSVDEGAQPGQRVT, from the coding sequence ATGACCCGACGAATTCTCGTTACCAGTGCGTTGCCCTATGCCAACGGCCCGATCCATATCGGTCACTTGGTCGAATACATCCAGACCGATATTTGGGTACGGTTTCAGCGATTGATCGGCAATCGATGTGTTTACATTTGCGCCGATGATACGCACGGCACGGCGATCATGATTCGCGCTAAGAAAGAAGGCCGCAGCGAAGAGGAGTTGATCGCGGACATGAGCGGTCAGCACCAACGCGACTTCGCCGGCTTTCATGTCGAATTCGATCACTACGGCAGCACGCACAGCGAAGAGAATCGCGGACAGTGCCACTTGATATGGCAGGCTCTTCGCGAAGCCGACTTGGTGACCGAAAAGTCAATCGAACAATTGTACGATCCCGAAGCGGAAACGTTTCTTGCCGATCGCTTTGTCCGAGGGACTTGCCCTACCTGTGGACGCAAGGATCAACCGGGCGATAACTGCGTTTGCGGTGCGACGTATTCGCCGACCGAATTGATCGACCCGATCAGCACGCTCAGCGGTGCGACCCCAGAAGTCCGTTCGGCGATTCACTTGTTCGTACAGCTGGAAAAACTGCGCGGCTTTCTGGCTGATTGGATCGAAAACGGCGATGCATTGCAGAAGGAAACGGCGAACTATTTGAAAGGCTACTTTTTAGCCGAGGACAAAGAGCTTCGCGACTGGGACATCAGCCGGCCGGCGCCGTACTTTGGTTTTGAAATTCCCGATTCACCGGGCAACTATTGGTATGTCTGGTTTGACGCACCGATCGGGTACATTTCGTCTACCGAACAGTGGTGTAAAGCAAACGGTGAGTCTTTCGATCAGTGGTGGCGCGATGAGTCGACGGAGATTCATCACTTCATCGGCAAGGACATCACGTATTTCCACACGTTGTTCTGGCCCGGTATGCTGCACACCGCCGGTTATCAGTTGCCGACGAAGGTCCACATCCACGGCTTCCTGAATGTCGACGGCGAGAAGATGAGCAAGTCCAAGGGGACATTGATCACCGCCGAGACCTATTTGAAGCACTCCGAGCCGGACTACTTGCGTTATTACTATGCGACAAAGTTGACGCCACGGGTCGAAGACTTGGACTTGGGGATCAAGGAGTTTGTCGACAAGGTTAACAGTGACTTGGTCGGCAAGGTCGTTAATTTGGCAAGTCGTGTTGGAAAGTTCGCGGGGATTACCGGACTAGCAGACACCTATCCCGATGACGGCGGATTGTTCGACAAGGCGGCCGCCGCTGGCGAAGAAATTGCCCAGGCCTATGAAGGTTGTGATTACAGCCGTGCGATGCGGCTAATCATGGAACTCGCCGATGCGGCGAATCCCTTTGTCGAACATGCCAAGCCGTGGGAGATGAAAAAAGATCCCAAGCGCCAGGATGAACTGCGTGACGTGGTCACTGTGGCGCTCAATCTGTTTCGACAGTTATCGATCTACCTGTCGCCCGTTCTGCCGTCGCTGGCCGAGAAGTGTTCGGCGCTGCTGAACGAACCGATCACGTCTTGGGATCAAAGCCAACAGCCGCTGCTGGGGACGTCGGTCGAAAAATTCACACGCATGATGGAACGTATTCAACCCGAGGATCTAGAAAAGATGATCGAAGAAGAGAAAGAGCAAGCTGCCGCCGATAGTGACGCGCCGGTTTCCACATTCAATGATTCCGACCAATGGATCAAAGAGAAACCGATCGAAGAGGAAATCACGATCGACGACTTTGTCAAAGTCGATTTGCGAGTCGCGCGCATCTTGACGGCCGAGCACGTACCGGAAGCCAATAAACTGTTGAAGCTAACCCTTGGGCTTGGCGGTGACGAAACGCGGCAAGTGTTTGCGGGAATCAAGTCGGCTTATGATCCAGAAGCGATCGTCGGCCGATTGGTGGTCATGGTCGCCAATTTGAAGCCACGCAAAATGCGGTTCGGACTGAGCGAAGGGATGGTCTGTGCCTCCGGTCCGGGCAAGGAAGACATCTTTTTGTTATCCGTCGACGAAGGTGCTCAGCCCGGTCAGCGTGTGACCTAG
- a CDS encoding trypsin-like peptidase domain-containing protein, translating to MVRPDVHGFARLTYRVDGVTMLDQTMFGRLSGAAVTLVVFLVSMVTGTETASAKPVLVAFGSEHCGHCKAMEPTLRQLEQQGTPIRYVDVNRESDFARRHGVRQVPTLVVLSGGRELTRLVGAQSMSKIREALEFDQRRLLPTETGVHHGQLIDSPDARFAQKSFVQNPPIGNSSVGEAMPSLQRAQAVERARAATVRLRVKDGHGFGVGTGTIIDRHGEEALVLTCGHLFRETQLQSNVEVDLFIGNQVRTVPGQVVDYDAEDRDIALVTIRPGCDVAVVPLIGGNEVPQIGQTAFSFGCDRGADPSRRDTRVTGVDKYNPQINASNLEIAGAPIDGRSGGGLFDDRGVLIGVCNAADYNDDVGIYTGPRNIAWQMSRIGMSHLCDGSSNANVAATAPARPSGPQTQLATIPHALPSASHAPSQNPVGQDMIVIIRDPNHPSGQRVLNVRQPTAELLSLIESSARR from the coding sequence ATGGTACGCCCCGACGTGCACGGATTCGCGCGTCTGACTTATCGAGTCGATGGAGTGACAATGTTGGACCAAACGATGTTCGGCCGCCTTTCAGGGGCGGCGGTCACACTGGTTGTATTTTTGGTCTCGATGGTGACCGGTACGGAAACGGCTTCTGCCAAGCCCGTCTTAGTCGCCTTTGGATCGGAGCACTGCGGCCATTGTAAAGCGATGGAACCAACTCTTCGGCAACTCGAACAACAGGGCACCCCGATTCGCTACGTCGATGTCAATCGCGAATCGGATTTTGCTCGTCGCCACGGTGTACGGCAAGTACCAACACTTGTCGTTTTGTCGGGCGGACGAGAATTGACTCGGCTAGTTGGTGCCCAGTCGATGAGCAAAATCCGTGAGGCACTGGAATTTGATCAACGAAGATTGCTGCCGACCGAAACCGGCGTTCATCATGGACAACTGATTGATTCACCTGACGCTCGGTTCGCGCAAAAATCGTTCGTGCAAAACCCACCCATTGGCAACAGCTCGGTCGGTGAAGCGATGCCCAGTTTACAGCGGGCGCAAGCGGTCGAGCGTGCTCGTGCGGCAACGGTTCGCCTGCGGGTCAAAGACGGCCACGGGTTTGGCGTCGGTACCGGGACGATCATCGACCGCCACGGCGAAGAGGCGTTGGTGCTCACCTGCGGCCACTTGTTCCGCGAAACCCAACTCCAATCCAACGTCGAAGTTGACTTATTTATCGGCAACCAAGTTCGCACGGTCCCCGGTCAGGTCGTCGACTATGACGCCGAAGATCGCGACATCGCCCTGGTGACGATTCGTCCCGGCTGTGATGTCGCAGTGGTTCCTTTGATCGGCGGCAATGAAGTCCCGCAAATCGGTCAGACTGCGTTCAGTTTTGGATGTGACCGTGGTGCCGATCCCTCGCGCCGTGACACCCGCGTGACCGGAGTCGACAAATATAATCCACAGATCAACGCGTCGAACTTAGAAATCGCCGGTGCACCGATCGATGGCCGCAGCGGTGGCGGACTGTTCGATGACCGGGGTGTATTGATCGGCGTTTGCAACGCCGCCGACTACAATGACGATGTGGGCATCTACACCGGCCCTCGCAACATCGCTTGGCAGATGTCACGTATCGGCATGTCACACCTCTGTGATGGCAGCTCGAACGCGAACGTTGCTGCGACGGCGCCAGCGCGACCCTCCGGACCACAAACACAGCTCGCCACCATACCTCACGCCCTTCCTTCGGCGAGTCACGCACCGTCACAAAATCCCGTCGGCCAAGACATGATCGTGATCATCCGAGATCCCAATCATCCCAGCGGACAACGGGTGTTGAACGTCCGCCAGCCAACTGCCGAACTGTTAAGCCTGATCGAAAGCAGCGCCCGCCGTTAA